The proteins below come from a single Clarias gariepinus isolate MV-2021 ecotype Netherlands chromosome 17, CGAR_prim_01v2, whole genome shotgun sequence genomic window:
- the mn1a gene encoding transcriptional activator MN1 isoform X2 encodes MNTNYNSSGFDMKAPSVGVEPVLGPLNEPPMQGLGFTSGREQYGFQPHSHGDMLNIGLQQQHQLHMPLPFNNQQLNPDQPSHPYQDGVTSCLHGDRHIGFSGSNTGHQHMFETEFNHFTEAQTRECLSQQQQRLASMPDYQLHSHPNGNHAVPAPCLPLDQSPNRAASFHGLPSSSPESNRLEHYRLFPQGRVGASQYCYPCDPISGHFDMAGFSTPDSTEPKLSYCEAGNQMVGGNFPTFNQSGSRAPMIGGSKVDQQLPQQNTYSERFGNRGKLEPGVTPRHHLMAQQRAGPMARQNPGSPVLPRLYHTPEFVPNSPDMQNNNVVLHGQHGQLDHPIHRLNNHNMHPFSEPMFNPQFGPQPPHQQHLNSFPYLNMAKRPRFDAPNGSAGESCRPLRSGLHNRPGLENHLSPSSFPAPMGEFTTHVTDGFQSGPPPLSCGSHQQQPLARQQNAAMMIKQMASRNQQQRMRQADLQPISQHGDVTQNSMGHRGPIGGMSHLNFDKKHNFHGNFDTQNHHLPHENSWFPDPHQQCRETNIHGMEQLQNGHDIFRSGVTTAEMQSLNSPGPQNQFENSMNNSLQVQTSDDGTMQPNAPMNRRQGEFGGAAIRRQHSFPPGGPNQQGTSQSNPAGLNSSPGNYPSHPEYISSQHLSVNKLGALSLGNLNKASTKDSVFGQSCLAALSTACQNMIASLGAPNLNVTFNKKSQNEAKRKPGQVEKDINSSGGVGACGPGAEYFQSSASQNSQTPCSGNNNNTAAGQSALGQMAKRDAATLSPDNAVDSGNEGKGAIGSNGRGRGKRRRDSGHISPGNFSPSCSNNPVVSPGQQASSLGMGAEGRGRTPESVLVSPSFGKPDLTTSVDSGIQSMGKSDGVSPCMDYLDDASPNYGNEDVRTNRSSMKCSSDNRSGYPDTPCMEQVRTPLDSSAQDEVHPLEILQAQIQLQRQQFSISEDQPLAGKAGKKPDCQSGLNGDCAMASCSPEPGKGTVNTIDLDSLMTEQRATWYGPSNKALIEDSRNGKCMGFWDRARGQSDNKEGHG; translated from the exons ATGAACACTAACTATAACAGTTCTGGATTTGACATGAAGGCACCGTCAGTAGGTGTAGAGCCAGTATTAGGCCCTTTGAACGAACCCCCCATGCAGGGTCTCGGCTTCACGTCGGGAAGAGAGCAGTATGGATTCCAGCCTCACAGCCATGGAGATATGCTCAATATCGGACTACAGCAGCAGCATCAGCTCCATATGCCGCTGCCTTTCAACAACCAACAGCTTAATCCTGACCAGCCTTCACACCCCTACCAGGATGGGGTCACCTCCTGCCTGCATGGGGACAGACACATTGGCTTCAGTGGCAGCAACACAGGCCACCAGCACATGTTCGAGACTGAATTCAATCATTTCACAGAAGCTCAGACACGAGAATGCCTctcgcagcagcagcagcggctCGCCAGCATGCCTGATTATCAGCTCCACAGCCACCCTAATGGTAATCACGCGGTTCCAGCCCCATGTCTGCCTCTAGACCAGTCACCCAATCGGGCCGCGTCCTTCCACGGTCTCCCATCCTCCTCTCCCGAAAGCAACAGACTGGAGCACTATAGACTTTTCCCCCAGGGAAGGGTAGGGGCGTCTCAATACTGTTACCCATGCGATCCTATCTCTGGACATTTTGATATGGCTGGATTTTCTACTCCTGACTCCACTGAACCCAAATTGTCCTATTGTGAAGCAGGGAACCAGATGGTTGGAGGTAATTTTCCCACCTTCAATCAAAGCGGCTCACGAGCTCCTATGATTGGCGGTTCTAAAGTCGATCAGCAGCTACCTCAGCAAAACACTTATTCGGAAAGGTTTGGGAACAGAGGAAAATTGGAACCAGGGGTCACTCCTAGACATCACCTCATGGCCCAACAGAGAGCAGGACCTATGGCTAGGCAGAACCCTGGCTCCCCTGTCCTTCCCCGTTTGTACCACACGCCAGAATTTGTTCCAAATAGTCCAGACATGCAGAACAATAACGTAGTGCTTCATGGTCAGCATGGGCAGCTGGATCATCCCATACACAGATTAAATAACCACAACATGCATCCGTTTAGTGAGCCCATGTTTAATCCCCAATTTGGACCTCAACCACCCCATCAACAGCATCTCAACTCTTTCCCTTATTTAAATATGGCCAAGAGGCCACGGTTTGATGCCCCAAATGGCTCTGCTGGGGAGAGCTGTCGCCCCCTGAGAAGTGGCTTACATAATCGCCCAGGCCTTGAGAACCACCTCTCCCCCTCCTCCTTTCCTGCTCCCATGGGGGAATTCACAACTCACGTGACGGATGGTTTTCAATCAGGCCCCCCACCGCTGAGCTGTGGCTCACATCAACAGCAGCCACTGGCTCGCCAGCAAAACGCAGCCATGATGATCAAACAAATGGCATCTAGAAACCAGCAGCAGAGAATGAGACAAGCGGACCTGCAGCCTATAAGTCAGCATGGGGATGTTACACAGAACAGCATGGGCCACCGAGGGCCGATCGGTGGCATGTCTCATTTAAATTTTGACAAGAAACATAATTTTCATGGAAACTTTGATACTCAGAATCATCACCTACCTCACGAAAACTCTTGGTTTCCCGACCCACATCAGCAATGTAGGGAAACGAACATTCATGGAATGGAACAGTTACAAAATGGACATGATATTTTTAGATCAGGGGTCACAACTGCAGAGATGCAGTCCTTAAATTCACCGGGGCCACAAAATCAGTTTGAAAATAGCATGAACAATTCTTTGCAGGTACAGACATCTGATGATGGAACAATGCAGCCAAATGCACCCATGAACAGGAGACAGGGTGAATTTGGAGGAGCCGCTATAAGACGTCAGCACAGTTTCCCTCCTGGGGGCCCAAATCAACAGGGAACCTCTCAAAGCAATCCTGCCGGTTTGAACTCCTCACCAGGGAACTATCCCTCCCATCCTGAGTACATCTCCAGTCAGCACCTGTCAGTCAATAAGCTTGGGGCCCTCTCTTTGGGGAATTTAAACAAAGCAAGTACAAAAGACAGTGTGTTTGGCCAAAGCTGTCTGGCGGCTCTGTCCACTGCCTGCCAGAATATGATTGCCAGTCTGGGGGCCCCAAACCTCAATGTGACTTTTAATAAGAAGAGTCAAAATGAGGCCAAACGCAAACCAGGTCAGGTGGAGAAGGACATAAATAGCAGTGGCGGTGTTGGGGCTTGTGGCCCAGGAGCAGAGTATTTCCAGAGCAGTGCTTCTCAGAATAGTCAGACGCCTTGCTCTGGGAATAACAACAATACAGCAGCGGGTCAAAGTGCTCTAGGCCAGATGGCAAAAAGGGATGCTGCCACCCTCTCCCCAGACAACGCTGTGGATTCTGGGAATGAAGGCAAAGGAGCAATAGGGAGCAATGGCCGTGGGAGAGGAAAGAGAAGACGGGACAGTGGGCATATAAGTCCAGGTAATTTCTCCCCATCATGCAGTAACAACCCTGTGGTTAGTCCAGGCCAGCAAGCATCCTCTTTGGGCATGGGTGCTGAAGGCCGAGGCAGGACGCCCGAAAGTGTCCTCGTCTCTCCTTCGTTCGGAAAACCTGACCTTACAACCTCAGTGGATAGTGGAATTCAAAGCATGGGCAAGTCTGATGGCGTTTCACCCTGTATGGATTATCTAGATGACGCTAGCCCTAACTACGGCAACGAGGATGTTAGGACCAACAGATCCAGTATGAAGTGCAGTTCAGACAATAGGAGTGGCTATCCTGACACGCCTTGCATGGAACAGGTGAGGACACCGCTGGACAGCTCGGCCCAGGACGAGGTGCATCCTCTTGAGATCCTTCAGGCTCAAATCCAGCTGCAGAGACAGCAGTTTAGCATCTCGGAGGACCAGCCGCTTGCCGGAAAGGCTGGCAAAAAGCCAGACTGCCAGTCTGGACTTAACGGAGACTGTGCCATGGCAAGCTGCAGCCCAGAGCCTGGCAAGGGCACCGTAAATACCATTGACCTTGACTCTCTCATGACAGAGCAGCGTGCCACCTGGTATGGCCCTAGCAACAAGGCTCTGATAGAGGACTCTAGGAATGGCAAGTGCATGGGATTCTGGGACAGAGCAAGAGGCCAGAGTGACAACAAAGAAG GGCACGGGTAG
- the mn1a gene encoding transcriptional activator MN1 isoform X1: protein MNTNYNSSGFDMKAPSVGVEPVLGPLNEPPMQGLGFTSGREQYGFQPHSHGDMLNIGLQQQHQLHMPLPFNNQQLNPDQPSHPYQDGVTSCLHGDRHIGFSGSNTGHQHMFETEFNHFTEAQTRECLSQQQQRLASMPDYQLHSHPNGNHAVPAPCLPLDQSPNRAASFHGLPSSSPESNRLEHYRLFPQGRVGASQYCYPCDPISGHFDMAGFSTPDSTEPKLSYCEAGNQMVGGNFPTFNQSGSRAPMIGGSKVDQQLPQQNTYSERFGNRGKLEPGVTPRHHLMAQQRAGPMARQNPGSPVLPRLYHTPEFVPNSPDMQNNNVVLHGQHGQLDHPIHRLNNHNMHPFSEPMFNPQFGPQPPHQQHLNSFPYLNMAKRPRFDAPNGSAGESCRPLRSGLHNRPGLENHLSPSSFPAPMGEFTTHVTDGFQSGPPPLSCGSHQQQPLARQQNAAMMIKQMASRNQQQRMRQADLQPISQHGDVTQNSMGHRGPIGGMSHLNFDKKHNFHGNFDTQNHHLPHENSWFPDPHQQCRETNIHGMEQLQNGHDIFRSGVTTAEMQSLNSPGPQNQFENSMNNSLQVQTSDDGTMQPNAPMNRRQGEFGGAAIRRQHSFPPGGPNQQGTSQSNPAGLNSSPGNYPSHPEYISSQHLSVNKLGALSLGNLNKASTKDSVFGQSCLAALSTACQNMIASLGAPNLNVTFNKKSQNEAKRKPGQVEKDINSSGGVGACGPGAEYFQSSASQNSQTPCSGNNNNTAAGQSALGQMAKRDAATLSPDNAVDSGNEGKGAIGSNGRGRGKRRRDSGHISPGNFSPSCSNNPVVSPGQQASSLGMGAEGRGRTPESVLVSPSFGKPDLTTSVDSGIQSMGKSDGVSPCMDYLDDASPNYGNEDVRTNRSSMKCSSDNRSGYPDTPCMEQVRTPLDSSAQDEVHPLEILQAQIQLQRQQFSISEDQPLAGKAGKKPDCQSGLNGDCAMASCSPEPGKGTVNTIDLDSLMTEQRATWYGPSNKALIEDSRNGKCMGFWDRARGQSDNKEGKHNRLTVRA, encoded by the coding sequence ATGAACACTAACTATAACAGTTCTGGATTTGACATGAAGGCACCGTCAGTAGGTGTAGAGCCAGTATTAGGCCCTTTGAACGAACCCCCCATGCAGGGTCTCGGCTTCACGTCGGGAAGAGAGCAGTATGGATTCCAGCCTCACAGCCATGGAGATATGCTCAATATCGGACTACAGCAGCAGCATCAGCTCCATATGCCGCTGCCTTTCAACAACCAACAGCTTAATCCTGACCAGCCTTCACACCCCTACCAGGATGGGGTCACCTCCTGCCTGCATGGGGACAGACACATTGGCTTCAGTGGCAGCAACACAGGCCACCAGCACATGTTCGAGACTGAATTCAATCATTTCACAGAAGCTCAGACACGAGAATGCCTctcgcagcagcagcagcggctCGCCAGCATGCCTGATTATCAGCTCCACAGCCACCCTAATGGTAATCACGCGGTTCCAGCCCCATGTCTGCCTCTAGACCAGTCACCCAATCGGGCCGCGTCCTTCCACGGTCTCCCATCCTCCTCTCCCGAAAGCAACAGACTGGAGCACTATAGACTTTTCCCCCAGGGAAGGGTAGGGGCGTCTCAATACTGTTACCCATGCGATCCTATCTCTGGACATTTTGATATGGCTGGATTTTCTACTCCTGACTCCACTGAACCCAAATTGTCCTATTGTGAAGCAGGGAACCAGATGGTTGGAGGTAATTTTCCCACCTTCAATCAAAGCGGCTCACGAGCTCCTATGATTGGCGGTTCTAAAGTCGATCAGCAGCTACCTCAGCAAAACACTTATTCGGAAAGGTTTGGGAACAGAGGAAAATTGGAACCAGGGGTCACTCCTAGACATCACCTCATGGCCCAACAGAGAGCAGGACCTATGGCTAGGCAGAACCCTGGCTCCCCTGTCCTTCCCCGTTTGTACCACACGCCAGAATTTGTTCCAAATAGTCCAGACATGCAGAACAATAACGTAGTGCTTCATGGTCAGCATGGGCAGCTGGATCATCCCATACACAGATTAAATAACCACAACATGCATCCGTTTAGTGAGCCCATGTTTAATCCCCAATTTGGACCTCAACCACCCCATCAACAGCATCTCAACTCTTTCCCTTATTTAAATATGGCCAAGAGGCCACGGTTTGATGCCCCAAATGGCTCTGCTGGGGAGAGCTGTCGCCCCCTGAGAAGTGGCTTACATAATCGCCCAGGCCTTGAGAACCACCTCTCCCCCTCCTCCTTTCCTGCTCCCATGGGGGAATTCACAACTCACGTGACGGATGGTTTTCAATCAGGCCCCCCACCGCTGAGCTGTGGCTCACATCAACAGCAGCCACTGGCTCGCCAGCAAAACGCAGCCATGATGATCAAACAAATGGCATCTAGAAACCAGCAGCAGAGAATGAGACAAGCGGACCTGCAGCCTATAAGTCAGCATGGGGATGTTACACAGAACAGCATGGGCCACCGAGGGCCGATCGGTGGCATGTCTCATTTAAATTTTGACAAGAAACATAATTTTCATGGAAACTTTGATACTCAGAATCATCACCTACCTCACGAAAACTCTTGGTTTCCCGACCCACATCAGCAATGTAGGGAAACGAACATTCATGGAATGGAACAGTTACAAAATGGACATGATATTTTTAGATCAGGGGTCACAACTGCAGAGATGCAGTCCTTAAATTCACCGGGGCCACAAAATCAGTTTGAAAATAGCATGAACAATTCTTTGCAGGTACAGACATCTGATGATGGAACAATGCAGCCAAATGCACCCATGAACAGGAGACAGGGTGAATTTGGAGGAGCCGCTATAAGACGTCAGCACAGTTTCCCTCCTGGGGGCCCAAATCAACAGGGAACCTCTCAAAGCAATCCTGCCGGTTTGAACTCCTCACCAGGGAACTATCCCTCCCATCCTGAGTACATCTCCAGTCAGCACCTGTCAGTCAATAAGCTTGGGGCCCTCTCTTTGGGGAATTTAAACAAAGCAAGTACAAAAGACAGTGTGTTTGGCCAAAGCTGTCTGGCGGCTCTGTCCACTGCCTGCCAGAATATGATTGCCAGTCTGGGGGCCCCAAACCTCAATGTGACTTTTAATAAGAAGAGTCAAAATGAGGCCAAACGCAAACCAGGTCAGGTGGAGAAGGACATAAATAGCAGTGGCGGTGTTGGGGCTTGTGGCCCAGGAGCAGAGTATTTCCAGAGCAGTGCTTCTCAGAATAGTCAGACGCCTTGCTCTGGGAATAACAACAATACAGCAGCGGGTCAAAGTGCTCTAGGCCAGATGGCAAAAAGGGATGCTGCCACCCTCTCCCCAGACAACGCTGTGGATTCTGGGAATGAAGGCAAAGGAGCAATAGGGAGCAATGGCCGTGGGAGAGGAAAGAGAAGACGGGACAGTGGGCATATAAGTCCAGGTAATTTCTCCCCATCATGCAGTAACAACCCTGTGGTTAGTCCAGGCCAGCAAGCATCCTCTTTGGGCATGGGTGCTGAAGGCCGAGGCAGGACGCCCGAAAGTGTCCTCGTCTCTCCTTCGTTCGGAAAACCTGACCTTACAACCTCAGTGGATAGTGGAATTCAAAGCATGGGCAAGTCTGATGGCGTTTCACCCTGTATGGATTATCTAGATGACGCTAGCCCTAACTACGGCAACGAGGATGTTAGGACCAACAGATCCAGTATGAAGTGCAGTTCAGACAATAGGAGTGGCTATCCTGACACGCCTTGCATGGAACAGGTGAGGACACCGCTGGACAGCTCGGCCCAGGACGAGGTGCATCCTCTTGAGATCCTTCAGGCTCAAATCCAGCTGCAGAGACAGCAGTTTAGCATCTCGGAGGACCAGCCGCTTGCCGGAAAGGCTGGCAAAAAGCCAGACTGCCAGTCTGGACTTAACGGAGACTGTGCCATGGCAAGCTGCAGCCCAGAGCCTGGCAAGGGCACCGTAAATACCATTGACCTTGACTCTCTCATGACAGAGCAGCGTGCCACCTGGTATGGCCCTAGCAACAAGGCTCTGATAGAGGACTCTAGGAATGGCAAGTGCATGGGATTCTGGGACAGAGCAAGAGGCCAGAGTGACAACAAAGAAGGTAAACACAATCGACTCACAGTGAGAGCATGA